AAAcaatcatatttatatttgcatTTGGGAGATGTGCACAGTCTTGCAATACTccatgcaaaatatattttaagttaATAAGAAAACAGCGCCATCTTGAgtacataaataaattttattggtgtttgtTCAGAATACCTCGCATTGTTAGGCGTTCGCAGTTTACAAAACCCGATAATGCCAAGTATGCGCTTCGAAAAGATTATTAACGTATTCGTCATTTGAATCAAAACTTATTGACGAGGTGTTAGTTAGACAGAAAGAATAGTTACACAGAAAATTACATTTCTCACATAAGGAATAAATTTCAGATAtgattttatcaataaatatgttataaattAAACACTTTAATATTTTGAGCGTATATCTATTTTCTAATTCAAACGAGCTCTGGAAAAACGAGATGAAATAGTGAAAAAAAAGATCTGATTTTTaggaaaatatttggaattgtgTAAGCAAGCGACAGCGCAAGGAAAGAAACGAAATATACCGATCACTATGATCAAGGTGGGTTGCTTTGCgaataatatgaatattataCTGAAGTATAAAGTAATACTGCATTTCTgaattattcatatatatttatatatatatagcaaaatgagccaaataaaaatagcaaaaactATCTGCCAAAACTATCTGTAACTGCAGCACAAGAATTTTTACGCATGCTCAACCCGAGGGTGTGATGTAGGTGTGGCTCCATTATCAGTCatcttttaaaaataacaatcttGACTTCACAGCATTAATATAGATTGACAATACTTTCGATTGTACACGAATTGTAAACAATGGAAATTCCCAAATCGTTCTTAAAGGAGATTAAATCTTCAGATTGCGGTTTACTCAATTTTCTACGTAAAAGTGGGCTACCATATtttaataacaattaaaaaacgCTTATGGCAAATCGTATTTATAAAGCTTCTGAGGTAAATATCACCATTTTGCTTTTGAGCTGCCGATGAAATGAAACGGTTTATTCATTTTCTTGTCTGGCTGTGTGTTGGCGCGGCCTTCTGCTCAGCGGGAGGTCCACCAAGACGGGATAAAGCGCCACCACCACCACCACCAGAATGCCAACTTAAAAGACCACCGTAAGTGAACTGCCATTGCTTATATTTTTCAGcgtgtttatattttataataatgtaATTATACTTTCCTGGTAATCTAATTCACCCATATTCGTTTTAATGTAAGTCAAATTGTCCTTAATACGAGCTCGTTAATATCTAGAAAGGTCgtttaaaaaaagtttaaacaaGATGTCCtgtcatttaattattttttattcatttcacatttttctaaatattttctaaaaattattttagattAAACAATCCGGATCCCTGTCCCATGCATGTCTATTGGGAACACAGATGTTTGCCTCCGAAACCATGTTTATTTACAATTAAGAAAGGGATTGTAAGAGAAAAAGGCGTGAAACATTACGTGAAACTGTCTCTTCCAGTAACCCACTTATCTCGGGAATGCAAGTATGTAAAATATCTGTTCTAttaaatgtaattttaaaaGTTGCATGTTACTAGATATTCTTCGCTGTTACAATTTTAATAGGACAGCTGAAAAATCTACGTTACATATTTAAAGTATAGTTTCATAGTTTCAAATTCGTTACACTCGCAAAAAGGTAAGTCGTAttaatctaattttattttcagaaaatatggaaaaatatgtAGTCctggaaaaaaatattgcacatgCCAACACAAGGGAGAGTGGGTTAAGATAAAGGCTTGGGTACTTTGGAAAAAGAACAACTTTCATATTTCTGCTCTCAAAAAAGTTGAAGCGCTAGTAAGTTAATGAAACGGAAAAAGCCTGACAAGCTTGATTAAAATTATCCTGACAGATATTGTAATGGCTTCTGTTTTCAAAATAGAGTTTGCTTGCAACATTGGTCTTAAAAATGGCTATTCAATGTCTTGGGTACTTTGGAAAAAGAACAACTTTCATATTTCTGCTCTCAAAAAAGTTGAAGCGCTAGTAAGTTAATGAAACGGAAAAAACCTGACAAGCTTGATTAAAATTATCCTGACAGATATTGTAATGGCTTCTGTTTTCAAAATAGAGTTTGCTTGCAACATTGGTCTTAAAAATGGCTATTCAATGTATCACTAATAAATACTTCGTCATGTAATAAATCACTGTCAACggatttactattcgaatattagGTACCACGTGATCTGCGTCGCTTCACTTGGACACAGAACGTCTCTGAACCGATCGTGaattgcgcgagaattcacctacaacgctcgctaacagacaaaagcgacaaatttgaaaaatcgtctttgcgttgtggtgttatttgttttctttgcgtttcgatcgttcatttcaattccaTATGTCGCACAAAGAGGTACCGACACCGTtccctaaatttagaaacgttaaatcagatgaggtatttaaaataaatattccagattttaaactctgtGTGATTGGCGGCACGGGATTAGCCGTTTCATGCATGaaccaaacataaatttgttaaacaaaaattaaaagttgaattaGCTTTTGCGTGAAACCGTACATAGTATAACACGAACAAGCTATGACCAGAAAAGAAATGGCAGGACATAGTTCTTTTAATgtactttcaaataattctttagtgatccctttcaTTCTTGACTAAATAATGTTTCGAAAGTGTAAACATTTCACTCGggcatgcatggcgggtggagtgtagAAATCGTGAACAGGAGTATggcgtaaaatcaatcgtgaatttcgatgtaacaacgcgcaCTGTCTCGTTTACCAATTGTTTCATCgtcggaaatgattacattcgttatattttgagcatttttgcactaataaatagggcgtgacattatcaaaattgtcaagagaagtaaaagtgaattcgcaaattccgtaaataaaatcgtgaattactcggtaacgatattagctataaTGATCGCGCGGTTTGTTGAAAGAAAACGTCGGAACTTGGAAGAGTTAGTTATAATTAGTGCCTGGCCATCTATTATGCACAAAAGTAAAAAAGCGCaatttttttcagcattaggtcgcatatgtaaattattattcagGAAGCGCTGtttattaacgtcatctcgtcatatggccacgcagaaatgcctttattgtcgaattatttagtcactattttaaatcaacattcgggattgacgcaatcgcagctttgcgaggtttatctgtaaagtaacatagacaccataaaaaagcatagcaaagttaattacggtattgtcttaataaatatctacaTCCCAGTATCGATAATAATATACCATTCGCTTAATATtgtgacggtaaatttacaaacgttgataagTAATATGAGAGCCaacgcaaatgataaaaatgagaataatattaatttgggtTTTTACATCAATCCTTAATGGTTTTAACAGTTGTTGCCGACGTGACcgcacgggtaaacccgaaatataaacgtcgatgtccgccgacccgaaagaattaatacttgcaaataacagaacggttttataaattatatatcgCCGCAAAAACGGTcacggtgacaaaaacaatcagcgattatgacgaaattaaccagtaaaaaaacgctttgtagCGAATTTTTCAATGTCTTTATTAATTTCCAAAGGGAGTATCGACCGACGTTGTAGACCTcctgttgtgtataaaaaaatattcgttattcggtattcgttaaaaatattcgaactattcgattcgaaaaaaatattcgattttgcccacccctacaTGTGATATATTATActaagatttaatattttatctgAGACTTATATTCTGACTCTTAATCTGTATTTGAATTGTCAGTTATTCcgagatatatataaaaatatttactatttttttctgGTAATCTAATCTAATATGTAATTGTGATTACCAAAGCAACCCGTAGTCACATTACTATTTTCTAGCTTATCCAATTACATTTTAGCcctcatttattttaatattattttataggtCCCGGGTGGATGTATGTGTGCAAGGAGAAACATAGCATCTTTCGTACCATAATATCTTTTTTATCGGATCTTAAATCATATTATGGAAAAAGCGATTTATCAAGttgacaataaataaattgatattgATGCATTTTGATTATTTATGTCATTCATGTGGATCAGTATTCAATTTGGGCGATTTCGCACCATTTTATTAGAAATGATGAAGAGGTTCATGTCAGTAAAGTTATCACATCACGACTGCGACGATATTTCCGTGTTATATGATTTATTCAGACAGCTGAAAATTAGATACAATTCAAAACTAGATACAGAATCCAAAGTATAAATGTAACATGTCGCAGAAATGAAGGACATGAATAACGAATAGGGTTCTCCACTGAATAAATCATCAACCCAAACAACCCCCTCTCAGAATCGAATTTGCCGAACTTGGAAGATTACTATTCTCCTGGATACTTAGAAGCTGTGCACAAGTGCAGAAGATGTGCACTTgttaatgaaaacaaaaaaaaaactataggGAAACTTTAGTTTccacaaaattattaaatatatatagggGGTAAAACGTCTTAAATACATCTAAAATTGGCAATATGTTTAGTTATGAATGGGACACATGCCCTTTGGTAGAGTAAATAACTGTATATAGCATCTAGTTTCTCagataacaaaatataaaaaaataagcCTGGCACTGAAAAAAATTCTTCTATGTAAAATCATCAATGAATCAATCATCCAATGCGTGGGTACTTCTTCTTCAAGAAAGAGTTCCATGAGAAAGAGTAATTAGTGCGTTAGACTAATGTGGGGTGATGTCAAGTCAGCTAAAGTCTAGTATTTTTCAGCCATTTTTTCAAGCCAaccaaattttgtaaaaaaaaaaggcATTTAGGGTTTCTATTGccgcaaaattaaattataaatacaaGATAATCTACAAATATTACTCAATaccaaataaacaataaaatctactagaaaataaaatcacttttatgttttgattgaaaaacaaaacaacaacgaGCAACCCAGTTTTCGGTCGCGACCCGAAGGTTGGGGAAAATGAATTAGTCCATTTTACTCTAGGCCTAGGGTGATTATACGCAATGGGGTTTcttcgtttattttttcaaatacccAAACTTAGCTTACGTAAATTCATATGTGAACAAATAAGAGATAATCTTCCCTAACCCCGAGCCGAAGACGTGGGTTTCAAATTAAATGACGACATACCTAAAGGCATCATTTGATAATAAACTGTTTGTCAAGTTGTTTACAGTTTTCTATTACAGCGTCGTCACAAATGCATTTTGGCGTATTCTTATTGGCCACTAGAATATTTCCCTCGAGTTTCCTAAAGTTGATTGACTTATTATAACATAATTAATATACCACGATAAGAAAAATTTCTTGATGTAGCTGATAGCTTATTTAAAATTCATAATATGCTAGGATAAGTTTTATTATGAAATTGGCCATAAACTGTGAATTTCAGAAATAATGTCTATTTGTGAACTTTTTATCATTTTGTAATGACACATAACGATCTGTGTATACAAGCAATTTGGCAAAGGTGGCAGAAATAAATACAGTTTTAGGAGTATAAATAAGATTTTGTCTGCATTTGCTTTGTCAAAAATACAAGGAAATTAAAAATCAGGAATTTATTTAGACTGAGCATATATTTTTAGGTAAAAATAACGCATGAGTTGTATAAAAAGACATATTTTGTTTGATGCTAATCAATAGAAACTTACTTGTACTTCTGGATATATATTGCATATTTTAGCAGTACAGGAAATATAGCAAGCATCATCTTTATTTAAATAATGGTCACGGTTTCAGGAAATCTTAAAATGCCCAAAAAAATGATCTTATTGTGCTACGCGATTTTTATTCGTTGTCTAGTTAAAATGGCAAAACTAAAGAAAAAATGGTGGAACGATATCGGCTATAAAAAAATAACTGTATTAGTGGGATTTTGGGTCCGCGCAAAGCAGTCCTtggatcagcgaaccggttctTGTTCTTTTGCTTTGTCCCTGTTCTGAAATCTGTTGATAGCGAGTTTTACAAAGAAAAAcctgttttcaaaatttcgaatcccACCACTCACTAACGGGAATATCATCAGAAATactattgtgacaaaacaagTTGAATGAATGTAATACACGTGGCTAAGATTtgaagtttttctgtatttGAATACGGGTAATATGGATAATTTACCAAAGTACTGTTCTGGTTTATACCAATACCCAGGGGGACTCAGCTTTGCTGGACCATTATCAAGATTctagataataaaataaatgtgtgCCGTATACTGGAGTGAAATAAACATTTAACTACAATTATTAAAATCGAAACCGCGTGGCATTTGTTTTAGTTTCAATTTAGCATGCGTCAACAGCAATGCCGCAAGCAAAGATTCCGGAATATATTTTTCCGATCAAATGAACTTTGCACTATTATCGCATGTCAGCAACAATTATCGTAAACATTGGAAATTCCCATTCTTTCACTAATTCTACTTATCATACCGCTTCATCTGTAACAAGTACTAGTGTTATAAAGATGTTCTTGAAATCGTCTTTCAGCCTTTAACAATCATGACGAAAATAGGTTTCTGTGTTTTTTTGAGAATTTATATAATCAGGGTTATGACTATCGAAATCGTCAGTTGCTAAATTTGCTGCGTTAGAATGGAAGTTGCAGTTTTTTGTATTGTACTTGCTTGTGTGACTGCGGGTTGGGCTTGGCCGCCTATAGGACCCAAAGACCTGTCTCTGCCTGTTCCTCCGCCGTGCAAACTTAAAATTCCACCGTGAGTATATAGTTCACTGTCAAAAATATTGGCTCCTAATATTTTGTCTTtctaatatttatgaaaattttatatttgtaatataaattttggTTCAGATGGAAAAATCCTGAACTTTGTAGCGAGGAGAAAAAGTCTAAATGTTTTCCGAGAACTTGCATCTTTACAATAACGAAGGGATACATttacaaaaatggaaaaaagaaGGAGGTCAAAATTGCAAGGACGGAAAAGATAAAAGTTGTTGAATGTCGGTAGGTTAAATCCATGTATTGTTATATTACACACATATGTAACTGATTGAAGAGACTGATCCATGAATTGGCAACTCGGAACTTAGTATGGGCCAAACTGTATTTTGAGTATATTATTCGTACAAACATTTGATAAGATACGAAAGAGTGCTACTTAATAGaatgtaattaaattatatgtaatcaaattaattttcaaattacattaataaaaataattacaggGACTATCTGGATAAATGCGACGCCAAGTTTTTATTCTCGTGTAGATGTCAACATATgggaaaaaaaatctttaaattCTTGTATGTCGCAAAGAAAATTAAAGGAAGATGGAAATCTATTAGAACTTTGGTTCAAGTCAATGTAAGTCTTGTTAAGTATACAAGCCTTGTGAATGTCATCCTTTCAATGCAGATTTCGTAACAAATATAAATGTCCATTAATGGCTCAAACACATTTTGACACTTTTGACGCCATTAGAACATTGACACTGCTCAAATGTTACGTAAGTCACCTGTGagcaaatatctaaaaaaacgtaatatttttgcaaactcattataaattgattaattttaGTGATATATaactcaaaataatattttattatcacaGATTCCTGATGGATGCATATGTGCCTCACCGCTCATTGTCGAGATAGATTGAACACGGAGTCATAAATTAAATACCAGACGAACGCAGATAAAGTGTCAAAATTATacgctgaaaataaatttatctttGCAGCAATAAacattgttatttttgtttcacgCTGAAACTGTATCAGTTAGATATATTATCTTATTTAAATCGTCAAATGGGTTTTTGCCTAACATATTAAGcagaatttcatattttccgTTGATTGTGACTTTGTCGGTAAGGTTGTGCGAGGCCTagcaataataaatataacaatttcgAAAAATTGTCAATATCTACCACAAAATCCATTTTATACCAGTTTTCAGTCACCAGCTGTAAATTACTTTATCAGTCATCAGGGGGTTTTACGTTGCAACTATTGAGAACCTCAGCATTTCAAGCCATTTGCTGTCAAACGTACCAAGatcatatataccggtatatggtATATGTATGGATAGTACATGCACTGCCTCTCTATTTTACAAATTAACATACAGACACAGCATGAAATGTCTAGTTACCGACAAGAAGCAATCCTTCAAATAAACCAAGTGATACTAACTGCATTTCAGTTTgtttgatacaaaaataaagtatattttgcaacgtttttgaaaaaatattcaaaatgaaatttgcaaaaatatattccCACAAATCATAGGTTATAGCAAGTCATAAtcgttttattaaaattatgacAGAAAATATAATCTCACCTGTCGGATAAAGCCTTTTCAGTAAACCTTTTATCGACTTCTGTAGCAATCTTAAAAGCTTAGCACTAGCAGTATCTCTTCAAGCCCATCTACTTTTATAAGTAAAATATAGCCTAACGCTAAAAATTAGAAAAGCAAGAAATTAATTCTCAAATATGAAGACACGAAGGTAGCAAACATATACCGATATAGCATGGCCTGAGCACAATGAGCTGAAAATATTGGGGAACAAGTGTAACGGAGACGTTGAACACGacgaaatgaaattttttttttaatcaaaaaacagcaatacaTATAAAAGCTATATTTTTCTTCGATTTCGGAGTACCGaaaaaagaaaatcaattgTTCTATAAGTCTAGAAAaggggttcttaaacttttaagCTGCGCCCCCTTTTTAGGATTTGTCGAGTCTCGCGTTCCACATAAAAAATAACTAGCTGACAATAaattacaaataacagatagtaaggcaaaagtatgttttattaaaaaacacgttgaaaatacgaggatgaaacgtaaatatccaaactaaagaaatattaatatccgaaataaggcgggcaaaatcaaatctaaaaatatttttatttttaattacctTCACgtttcctcaaaaaattgtctacgtccCCCTAGTTGGGCGCGTCCCATCATATGGGAACCACTTGTCTAGGAGAAAAGCGTATTTTCTAAAAAACAACAATCAcgccaataacaacaaaacgtaTGAAAACAACAGcgatttagcaaaacgattcaCAATTCCACTTCGTACCTACTGTCGTAACAATAAGTTTCGCCCGGCGCTTCGGTTGGGGTTGATTTGTTTACCCGTTAATTAGGGGTAAGTCCAACGGTAGATACACAGACGTGACCACACGTGAAACGACATTGGCGATCTATTACTATCACTTCTGGCCCTAGTTGCCCTGCGGTATGTGTTCAACGTTTAGCCTGTTTGTAAGCAGCTGTGTGCTGCGATAGTTTCCCGACGCTCTAGAAGTGTACGTAGACTgaatcctatgggcagggagcatattcacttggctaacacagacagtccccgaactcgtaatagaacgaaaataagaaaaatgggaataaaatcacggcctaatcctaacctggtacatacactacgggagtactagTTTCCCAGAAGTCGTGTCGATGCTGCAATTCTGGAGAAACATTATCAACATGcttttgaagaaaagaaatttACGTTTGGCGCTAGTTGTCATTCGCAATATTAAGATGTTGTTGTTTACACCAAGCAGAAGCAACTATCTC
This genomic interval from Styela clava chromosome 15, kaStyClav1.hap1.2, whole genome shotgun sequence contains the following:
- the LOC120334328 gene encoding uncharacterized protein LOC120334328, producing MKRFIHFLVWLCVGAAFCSAGGPPRRDKAPPPPPPECQLKRPPLNNPDPCPMHVYWEHRCLPPKPCLFTIKKGIVREKGVKHYVKLSLPVTHLSRECKKYGKICSPGKKYCTCQHKGEWVKIKAWVLWKKNNFHISALKKVEALVPGGCMCARRNIASFVP
- the LOC120334329 gene encoding uncharacterized protein LOC120334329; its protein translation is MEVAVFCIVLACVTAGWAWPPIGPKDLSLPVPPPCKLKIPPWKNPELCSEEKKSKCFPRTCIFTITKGYIYKNGKKKEVKIARTEKIKVVECRDYLDKCDAKFLFSCRCQHMGKKIFKFLYVAKKIKGRWKSIRTLVQVNIPDGCICASPLIVEID